A stretch of the Streptomyces sp. NBC_00078 genome encodes the following:
- a CDS encoding phosphodiester glycosidase family protein, whose product MGAAPASGAPSGTAVAPGVTYRQYDIQGAKGPARAHVLTVDLRNTHVRLGLLYPEAVAARAPVSKLADAQGAVAGINGDFFNITETQHPGVEATGSTDGPAIANGHVLKAPVPDGQRFGPALPPGATTHDVIGVGVDRRARMDSLALAGSIRTPVGRLPLGGLNQYALPVNSIGAFTSDWGSVSRVRATCGTDTDRAAACSTNTYEVTIRGDRVVSESTTPGKGAIAAGTTVLVGREAGARQLRRFFKGERVKVTHRLVAATSRTAYSFALGGYPMLRGGRPQAGLDDSASAVRTAVGIADGGKRLFLLALDGAPAHRTGLTIAETAAAMRSLGSVDAFSLDGGGSSTLVARAPGATKVSVRNHPSVDAERPVPNGIGVFSTSKS is encoded by the coding sequence GTGGGGGCGGCACCGGCCAGCGGCGCGCCGAGCGGCACCGCCGTCGCGCCGGGAGTCACCTACAGGCAGTACGACATCCAGGGCGCCAAGGGGCCCGCCCGCGCCCATGTGCTCACCGTCGACCTGCGCAACACCCATGTACGCCTGGGCCTGCTGTACCCGGAAGCCGTGGCCGCGCGGGCCCCCGTATCCAAGCTCGCCGACGCCCAGGGCGCCGTCGCGGGCATCAACGGCGACTTCTTCAACATCACCGAGACCCAGCACCCGGGCGTCGAGGCGACGGGCTCGACCGACGGGCCGGCGATCGCGAACGGGCACGTGCTCAAGGCCCCGGTGCCCGACGGGCAGCGTTTCGGCCCGGCGCTGCCACCCGGCGCCACCACTCATGACGTGATCGGTGTGGGCGTCGACCGCAGGGCGCGGATGGACAGCCTGGCGCTCGCCGGATCGATCCGCACCCCGGTGGGCCGGCTGCCGCTCGGCGGGCTGAACCAGTACGCGCTGCCGGTGAATTCGATCGGCGCCTTCACCTCCGACTGGGGCAGCGTCTCCCGGGTCCGCGCCACGTGCGGCACGGACACCGACCGGGCCGCCGCCTGCAGCACGAACACCTACGAGGTGACGATCCGTGGCGACCGGGTCGTCTCCGAGTCCACCACTCCGGGCAAGGGCGCCATCGCCGCGGGAACCACGGTGCTCGTCGGACGCGAGGCGGGCGCGCGGCAGCTGCGGAGGTTCTTCAAGGGCGAGCGGGTGAAGGTGACGCACCGGCTGGTCGCCGCCACCTCCCGGACCGCGTACAGCTTCGCGCTCGGCGGCTATCCGATGCTGCGGGGCGGGCGCCCGCAGGCCGGCCTGGACGACTCGGCGTCGGCCGTGCGCACGGCCGTCGGCATCGCGGACGGCGGGAAGCGGCTGTTCCTGCTCGCGCTGGACGGGGCTCCCGCCCACCGCACCGGTCTGACGATCGCCGAAACGGCCGCCGCCATGCGGTCGTTGGGTTCGGTCGACGCCTTCAGTCTGGACGGCGGCGGGTCCTCGACACTGGTCGCCCGCGCACCGGGGGCGACGAAGGTCTCCGTACGGAACCATCCGTCCGTCGACGCGGAACGCCCCGTTCCCAACGGCATCGGTGTGTTCTCCACGTCGAAGTCGTGA
- a CDS encoding helix-turn-helix domain-containing protein, whose product MSTEGVLADVGPRLRRIRKEREVTLAELSAATGISVSTLSRLESGLRKPSLELLLPVAQAHQVPLDELVGAPPVGDPRVRLQPLVRHGRTFWPLTRQPGGLQAFKVLVPRRAEEPEPRTHEGYEWLYVLSGRLRVVLGEHDVLMGAGEAAEFDTRVPHWFGSTGEEPAEFLSLFGPQGERMHVRARPKGA is encoded by the coding sequence ATGAGTACCGAAGGCGTTCTCGCGGATGTGGGCCCCCGGCTGCGTCGGATCCGGAAGGAGCGGGAGGTGACCTTGGCGGAACTGTCCGCGGCGACCGGCATCTCGGTGAGCACCCTGTCGCGTCTGGAGTCCGGCCTGCGCAAGCCCAGCCTCGAACTGCTGCTGCCGGTCGCCCAGGCACACCAGGTGCCGCTCGACGAACTGGTCGGTGCCCCGCCGGTCGGCGATCCGCGCGTCCGTCTCCAGCCGCTGGTCCGGCACGGACGTACCTTCTGGCCGCTCACTCGGCAGCCCGGCGGGCTCCAGGCGTTCAAGGTGCTCGTACCGCGGCGGGCGGAGGAGCCCGAGCCACGCACCCATGAGGGCTATGAGTGGCTGTACGTCCTGTCGGGGCGGCTGAGGGTGGTGCTGGGCGAGCACGACGTGCTGATGGGCGCCGGGGAGGCGGCGGAGTTCGACACACGGGTGCCGCACTGGTTCGGGTCGACGGGAGAGGAGCCCGCGGAGTTCCTGAGCCTGTTCGGGCCGCAGGGGGAGCGGATGCATGTACGGGCCCGGCCCAAGGGGGCGTAG
- a CDS encoding phosphatidylinositol-specific phospholipase C/glycerophosphodiester phosphodiesterase family protein → MALITRRRALTALGAAAAVVLAPPAGSAFAEGNKHHRRPLWRAHAHNDYDHPRPLFDALDHRFGSVEADIFLVGDQLLIGHDASELDPARTLESLYLDPLAAIVKANRGSVYRGYRRPLQLLIDIKTEGSSTYLELDRHLQRYKHLFTTCVHGRVHPGAITNVISGDRAARTPMEAQTVRRAFYDGRLTDLGTAAPASFIPLVSDNWQLNFTWLGEGTFPDAERQQLRGMIRQAHAHGQKVRFWNTPDLAGPARDALWAELLAAGVDYFNTDDLAGLEAFLDDHRAA, encoded by the coding sequence ATGGCCCTCATCACCCGCCGCAGAGCCCTCACCGCCCTCGGCGCCGCCGCCGCGGTCGTGCTCGCCCCGCCCGCGGGCAGCGCGTTTGCCGAGGGGAACAAGCACCACCGGCGCCCGTTGTGGCGCGCCCACGCCCACAACGACTACGACCATCCGCGCCCCCTCTTCGACGCCCTCGACCACCGCTTCGGCAGCGTCGAGGCCGACATCTTCCTCGTCGGCGACCAGCTCCTCATCGGCCACGACGCCTCCGAGCTCGACCCGGCCCGCACCCTGGAATCCCTCTACCTCGACCCGCTGGCCGCCATCGTCAAGGCCAACCGCGGTTCCGTGTACCGGGGTTACCGACGGCCCCTGCAGCTGCTCATCGACATCAAGACCGAGGGCTCGTCGACGTACCTCGAACTCGACCGCCACCTCCAGCGCTACAAGCACCTCTTCACGACCTGCGTCCACGGCCGCGTGCACCCCGGCGCCATCACCAACGTGATCTCCGGCGACCGCGCCGCGCGTACGCCCATGGAGGCCCAGACCGTACGGCGGGCCTTCTACGACGGCCGGCTCACCGACCTCGGCACCGCGGCGCCCGCCTCCTTCATCCCGCTGGTCAGCGACAACTGGCAGCTCAACTTCACCTGGCTCGGCGAGGGCACCTTCCCCGACGCCGAGCGGCAGCAGCTGCGCGGCATGATCCGCCAGGCGCACGCGCACGGGCAGAAGGTGCGCTTCTGGAACACCCCTGACCTGGCCGGCCCCGCCCGCGACGCGTTGTGGGCCGAGCTGCTCGCCGCCGGCGTCGACTACTTCAACACCGACGACCTCGCCGGCCTCGAAGCGTTCCTCGACGACCACCGGGCGGCGTAG
- a CDS encoding acyl-CoA dehydrogenase family protein produces MTTRRTQPDLLYSEEQEALRDAVRDLLADHCDAPGVIARTESGTPHDLAAWKALADGMGLAGLLVPEAKGGQGATHREVAVVLEELGRAVAPVPYLTSSVVATEALLECEADGLLAELASARKIGVLAVALNVAPGGAHKAVRVEDGTLHGELTGIADAAVADVLLVPAEDGGLYAVDADAATVTPQTSFDLTRPLAAVTLHGTGARRIGDAEPAVRRALRAGAGLLASEQLGLAEWALTETVRYLKERKQFNRPVGGFQALKHRLAQLWLEVVNLRAAARNAADALASGEDADVAVAVAQAYASSVAVHAAEEALQLHAGIGMTWEHPIHLCLKRAKADSIAYGTAGAHRGAVAELVDLQAP; encoded by the coding sequence ATGACCACGCGGCGCACACAGCCCGACCTGCTGTACTCGGAGGAGCAAGAGGCGCTGCGGGACGCCGTACGGGACCTGCTCGCCGACCACTGCGACGCGCCCGGCGTCATCGCACGCACCGAGTCCGGCACCCCGCACGACCTCGCTGCCTGGAAGGCCCTCGCGGACGGCATGGGCCTGGCCGGCCTGCTGGTGCCCGAGGCCAAGGGCGGACAGGGCGCCACGCACCGTGAAGTCGCCGTGGTCCTGGAGGAGTTGGGGCGCGCGGTCGCTCCCGTGCCGTATCTCACCAGTTCCGTCGTCGCCACCGAGGCACTGCTGGAGTGCGAGGCCGACGGCCTGCTGGCCGAGCTGGCGTCGGCACGGAAGATCGGCGTGCTCGCCGTCGCGCTGAACGTCGCTCCGGGCGGCGCCCACAAGGCGGTACGCGTCGAAGACGGCACCCTGCACGGGGAGCTGACCGGCATCGCGGACGCGGCGGTCGCCGATGTCCTGCTGGTGCCGGCCGAGGACGGCGGCCTGTACGCGGTCGACGCGGACGCCGCGACCGTCACCCCGCAGACCTCCTTCGACCTCACCCGGCCGCTGGCGGCCGTCACCCTCCACGGGACGGGCGCCCGCCGGATCGGCGACGCCGAACCCGCCGTGCGACGCGCTCTGCGGGCCGGCGCCGGACTGCTTGCTTCCGAGCAACTCGGCCTCGCCGAATGGGCGTTGACCGAGACGGTCCGCTATCTGAAGGAGCGCAAGCAGTTCAACCGGCCCGTCGGCGGCTTCCAGGCGCTCAAGCACCGGCTCGCCCAGCTGTGGCTGGAGGTGGTCAACCTCCGCGCGGCCGCCCGCAACGCGGCCGACGCCCTGGCGAGCGGCGAGGACGCCGATGTGGCGGTGGCGGTGGCCCAGGCGTACGCGTCGTCCGTCGCCGTCCACGCCGCAGAGGAGGCGCTGCAGTTGCACGCCGGCATCGGCATGACCTGGGAGCACCCCATCCACCTCTGCCTCAAGCGGGCCAAGGCCGACTCGATCGCGTACGGCACGGCCGGCGCCCACCGCGGAGCCGTGGCCGAACTGGTCGACCTGCAAGCCCCCTGA
- a CDS encoding YhgE/Pip domain-containing protein has translation MADASPQARAVSLLGRPKLWLVPTALTGLLALLLALLYMGGIVNPQGSLHHLPIALVNADTGRPPAGQRQNAGTQLATAITSDSAGDQADWRTLSRAQAQDQLDSGRVYGALVIPPDFTASITALTTADATARPTLTVLTNPGKGSLGSSLTSKITTAAAHQASATIGKQLTAAAGTRVNATTRLLLADPVNVVTQVGHPIGSHSGLGLSAFYYTLLLVLAGFMGGNVISNGVDTALGYTDTEIGPWHSRRPTVPISRTQTLLLKMAMTAGITVVSVSLVMLATIAILGMDATHIPLLWIYSYCATLAVGLGVQAINAAFGGFGQLVSMFVFIVLGLPSSGATVPLQAVPGFYRFLSHFEPMRQLSDGVRAILYFDARGDAGLTRSWIMIAIGAAAGLLFGFAMTRYYDRKGHKRLTPQPA, from the coding sequence ATGGCCGACGCCAGTCCCCAGGCCCGTGCCGTTTCACTGCTGGGCCGCCCCAAGCTGTGGCTCGTGCCCACCGCCCTGACCGGACTGCTCGCCCTGTTGCTGGCCCTGCTCTACATGGGCGGCATCGTCAACCCGCAGGGCAGCCTGCACCATCTGCCCATCGCCCTGGTCAACGCAGACACCGGCAGGCCGCCGGCCGGGCAGCGGCAGAACGCGGGCACCCAGCTCGCCACGGCCATCACCTCCGACTCGGCCGGTGACCAGGCCGACTGGCGCACCCTCAGCCGCGCGCAGGCCCAGGACCAGCTCGACTCCGGCAGGGTCTACGGCGCCCTGGTCATCCCGCCCGACTTCACCGCGTCCATCACCGCGCTCACCACCGCCGACGCCACCGCACGGCCGACGCTGACGGTGCTCACCAACCCCGGCAAGGGCAGCCTGGGTTCCTCCCTCACCAGTAAGATCACCACGGCAGCGGCGCACCAGGCCTCGGCAACCATCGGCAAACAGCTCACCGCGGCCGCAGGGACCCGGGTGAACGCCACGACCAGGCTGCTGCTCGCCGACCCGGTCAACGTCGTCACCCAGGTCGGTCATCCCATCGGCAGCCACAGCGGCCTCGGCCTGAGCGCCTTCTACTACACGCTGCTGCTCGTGCTGGCCGGCTTCATGGGCGGGAACGTCATCAGCAACGGCGTCGACACCGCCCTCGGCTACACCGACACCGAGATCGGCCCCTGGCACAGCCGCCGCCCCACCGTGCCGATCAGCCGCACGCAGACCCTGCTGCTGAAGATGGCCATGACCGCGGGCATCACCGTCGTCAGCGTGTCCCTGGTCATGCTCGCCACCATCGCCATCCTGGGCATGGACGCCACCCACATCCCCCTGCTGTGGATCTACTCCTACTGCGCGACCCTCGCCGTCGGCCTGGGCGTGCAGGCCATCAACGCGGCCTTCGGCGGGTTCGGCCAGCTGGTCTCCATGTTCGTGTTCATCGTCCTGGGCCTGCCGTCCTCGGGCGCCACCGTGCCGCTCCAGGCGGTCCCCGGGTTCTACCGCTTCCTGTCCCACTTCGAACCGATGCGCCAGCTCAGCGACGGCGTCCGCGCCATCCTCTACTTCGACGCCCGCGGGGACGCCGGCCTGACCCGCTCCTGGATCATGATCGCGATCGGTGCGGCCGCGGGCCTGCTCTTCGGCTTCGCGATGACGCGCTACTACGACCGCAAGGGCCACAAACGCCTGACCCCCCAGCCTGCTTGA
- a CDS encoding ANTAR domain-containing protein — protein sequence MPERVHSAQPPGLATIRSAEVGSRMSVTVRGELDIGAQQLQSELRDILGRSATGVDLDLSAVRFCDCGGLNILLDLRRQALLQGKTVAVRACSPEVQRLLDLTGAGELFTHPGPDGPHAAVPEVLDGRRQEKGVDQELRTEVAQLRRAMQTRPAIDVARGILMASFSLSAEAAWTVLVTASQNTNTKLHHLAQDLMDTIHGTPLPEEVREQVAAAVLKVQAAPPIPLDGVAVQDITPEPDAAPPLV from the coding sequence ATGCCGGAACGTGTGCACTCGGCACAGCCCCCGGGCCTGGCCACAATCAGGTCGGCGGAGGTCGGCAGCCGGATGAGCGTCACGGTGCGCGGCGAGCTCGACATCGGTGCCCAGCAGCTCCAGTCCGAGCTCCGCGACATCCTCGGCCGTTCGGCCACCGGGGTCGACCTGGATCTGAGTGCCGTCCGATTCTGCGACTGCGGCGGCCTCAACATCCTGCTCGACCTGCGGCGCCAGGCCCTGCTCCAGGGCAAGACGGTCGCCGTCAGGGCCTGCAGCCCGGAGGTCCAGCGGCTGCTCGACCTCACCGGCGCCGGGGAGCTGTTCACGCACCCCGGCCCGGACGGTCCTCATGCCGCGGTCCCCGAGGTCCTTGACGGCCGGAGGCAGGAGAAGGGCGTCGACCAGGAACTGCGCACCGAGGTGGCACAGCTGCGCCGGGCCATGCAGACCCGTCCTGCCATAGACGTGGCCCGCGGCATCCTGATGGCCTCCTTCAGCCTGAGTGCCGAAGCCGCCTGGACCGTGCTCGTCACGGCCTCCCAGAACACCAACACAAAGCTGCACCACCTCGCCCAGGACCTGATGGACACCATCCATGGAACCCCGCTCCCGGAAGAGGTGCGAGAGCAGGTGGCGGCGGCCGTCCTCAAGGTGCAGGCGGCTCCGCCGATACCGCTCGACGGCGTGGCCGTGCAGGACATCACGCCGGAGCCGGACGCTGCCCCGCCCCTCGTGTAG
- a CDS encoding IS1634 family transposase codes for MVEKRLGALPVAAEFLRRLDVAGIVDGLCPSAPSAHLTHGQVIEALVANRLTSPIPLFRVGDWARTWAVEEVLGIEAGLLNDDRLARALDAIAPKLEQLAGTVGARAITEFGIDVSRLHWDMTSMSVHGAYPLEDQDDAFPVIKHGHPKDRRVDLKQVQAGLAVTGDGGIPVHARVFGGGAAEVSQVVGAMKDLQKLAGEREFLLVADSKLVSYPNVAALLAARTAFIAPVPAAQVKDGFYAALDLEAATVVDWVPDRDAGKDPAQREVYRVLEDVHTLNGPRRRDPVLSVRRILVHSTGNAAGQQAARTKRLTRAAEDLDKVQHGAGGRYYNTAEKIAARIGVIAKTRRVASCLRTEIGEDDNGRPTLAWHFDHQVLDDEAAADGWYALLTALTPEQADPGQVLIQYKGQGSVERRYADFKGPLAVTPLFVQHNHRVAALIQVICLALLVFSLIERQVRQALGPEQTMVGLYPDNRRVRPTGRMILYHLSELALRIGNVTDPPTVQITRGVQLHLLDLLGIEVTQTRWPMT; via the coding sequence GTGGTGGAGAAGCGTCTGGGCGCTCTGCCTGTCGCTGCCGAGTTTCTGCGCCGGCTGGACGTGGCGGGGATCGTCGACGGGTTGTGCCCGTCCGCGCCGAGCGCGCACCTGACGCACGGGCAGGTCATCGAGGCGCTGGTCGCGAACCGGCTGACCTCGCCGATACCGCTGTTCCGGGTCGGCGACTGGGCCCGGACCTGGGCGGTGGAGGAGGTCCTGGGCATCGAGGCGGGCTTGCTCAACGACGACCGCCTCGCGCGGGCACTGGATGCGATCGCCCCGAAGCTGGAGCAACTCGCGGGCACGGTCGGCGCGCGGGCGATCACCGAGTTCGGCATCGACGTGTCGCGGTTGCACTGGGACATGACGTCCATGTCCGTCCACGGGGCCTACCCGCTGGAAGATCAGGACGACGCGTTCCCGGTGATCAAGCACGGGCATCCCAAGGACCGCCGGGTGGACCTGAAGCAGGTCCAGGCCGGGCTCGCGGTCACCGGTGACGGCGGCATCCCGGTCCACGCCCGGGTCTTCGGCGGGGGCGCGGCCGAGGTGTCCCAGGTCGTCGGGGCGATGAAGGATCTGCAGAAGCTGGCCGGCGAACGGGAGTTCCTGCTGGTCGCCGATTCCAAGCTGGTTTCCTACCCGAACGTCGCCGCACTGCTGGCAGCCAGGACGGCATTCATCGCCCCGGTCCCGGCGGCTCAGGTCAAGGACGGTTTCTATGCCGCCTTGGACCTGGAGGCCGCCACTGTCGTGGACTGGGTGCCCGACCGCGACGCGGGCAAGGACCCCGCCCAGCGCGAGGTCTACCGGGTACTGGAGGACGTTCACACCCTGAACGGTCCGCGCAGGCGCGACCCGGTCCTGAGCGTTCGCCGAATCCTGGTCCACTCCACCGGCAACGCTGCGGGCCAGCAGGCCGCCCGCACCAAACGCCTCACCCGCGCGGCCGAGGACCTGGACAAGGTCCAGCACGGAGCCGGCGGCAGGTACTACAACACCGCCGAGAAGATCGCGGCCCGTATCGGCGTGATCGCCAAGACCCGGCGGGTTGCCTCCTGCCTGCGCACCGAGATCGGCGAAGACGACAACGGCAGGCCCACCCTGGCCTGGCACTTCGACCATCAGGTCCTGGACGACGAGGCGGCAGCCGACGGCTGGTACGCGCTGCTGACGGCGCTGACCCCCGAGCAGGCCGACCCGGGCCAGGTCCTGATCCAGTACAAGGGCCAGGGATCGGTCGAGCGCCGTTACGCGGACTTCAAGGGCCCCCTGGCGGTCACCCCGCTGTTCGTGCAGCACAACCACCGCGTCGCCGCCCTGATCCAGGTCATCTGCCTGGCCCTGCTGGTCTTCAGCCTGATCGAGCGCCAGGTCAGACAAGCCCTGGGCCCCGAGCAGACGATGGTCGGCCTCTACCCGGACAACCGCCGGGTGCGGCCCACCGGCCGCATGATCCTCTACCACCTGAGCGAACTCGCCCTGCGGATCGGCAACGTCACCGATCCACCCACCGTCCAGATCACCCGAGGAGTCCAACTCCACCTCCTCGACCTCCTCGGCATCGAAGTCACTCAAACCCGCTGGCCAATGACCTGA
- a CDS encoding helix-turn-helix domain-containing protein, translated as MDGVPEPHTGWTFLTNHARVLAAIADNQSARIRDIAAHCRLTERAVQKIISDLEQDGYLSHVREGRTNTYRIEPGKVLRHPAEAGLTVTSLLSLLAQAEADRSPSPENRPHAPA; from the coding sequence ATGGATGGAGTGCCCGAGCCACACACCGGATGGACGTTTCTGACCAATCACGCACGAGTGCTTGCGGCGATCGCCGACAACCAGAGCGCCCGGATCCGCGACATCGCCGCCCACTGCAGGCTGACCGAACGCGCGGTTCAGAAGATCATTTCCGACCTTGAGCAGGACGGCTACCTCTCGCACGTCCGGGAAGGACGCACCAACACCTACCGCATCGAGCCCGGCAAGGTCCTGCGACATCCTGCCGAGGCCGGGCTCACCGTGACATCGCTGCTGTCACTGCTCGCCCAGGCCGAGGCCGACCGTTCCCCCTCCCCCGAGAACAGACCGCACGCCCCGGCCTGA
- a CDS encoding NADPH:quinone oxidoreductase family protein — protein sequence MQAWQVHENGEPSEVMRLEEVERPTPGDGQVLLKVRAANINFPDVLMCRGHYQVRPPLPFTPGVEICGETGDGRRVIANPALPYGGFAEYAVADAAALLPAPESLDDAESAALHIGYQTGWFGLHRRAGLEAGETLLVHAAAGGVGSAAVQLGKAAGARVIGVVGGADKAAVARELGCDVVVDRRSEDVVAAVKEATGGRGADVIYDPVGGEAYTQSTKVVAFEGRIVVVGFASGTIPSPGLNHALVKNYSILGLHWGLYGTKNPKLIQHCHEQLTELAARGAIKPLVSERVPLAEAAAAVQRVGDGVTTGRVAVVPSLSLQDGAA from the coding sequence ATGCAGGCATGGCAAGTGCACGAGAACGGCGAGCCGAGCGAGGTGATGCGGCTCGAGGAGGTGGAGCGGCCCACGCCCGGTGACGGCCAGGTGCTGCTGAAGGTGCGTGCCGCGAACATCAACTTCCCGGACGTGCTGATGTGCCGGGGCCACTACCAGGTGCGCCCGCCGCTGCCGTTCACACCGGGCGTGGAGATCTGCGGCGAGACCGGGGACGGCCGCCGGGTGATCGCCAACCCCGCGCTGCCGTACGGCGGTTTCGCCGAGTACGCCGTCGCGGACGCCGCCGCCCTGCTGCCCGCGCCCGAGTCGCTGGACGACGCGGAGAGCGCCGCCCTGCACATCGGCTACCAGACGGGCTGGTTCGGTCTGCACCGCCGAGCCGGTCTGGAAGCCGGCGAGACGCTGCTCGTCCACGCTGCCGCAGGAGGGGTCGGCAGCGCGGCCGTGCAGCTGGGCAAGGCCGCCGGGGCGCGGGTCATCGGTGTCGTCGGCGGTGCAGACAAGGCCGCCGTCGCCCGGGAGCTGGGCTGCGACGTGGTGGTCGACCGGCGCAGCGAGGACGTCGTCGCCGCGGTCAAGGAGGCCACGGGCGGCCGGGGCGCCGACGTGATCTACGACCCGGTCGGCGGCGAGGCCTACACCCAGTCCACCAAGGTCGTCGCCTTCGAGGGCCGGATCGTGGTCGTCGGCTTCGCGAGCGGCACCATCCCCAGTCCGGGGCTGAACCACGCCCTGGTGAAGAACTACTCCATCCTCGGCCTGCACTGGGGCCTGTACGGCACCAAGAACCCGAAGCTGATCCAGCACTGCCACGAGCAGCTCACCGAGCTTGCCGCCCGGGGTGCCATCAAGCCGCTCGTCAGCGAGCGCGTACCGCTGGCGGAGGCCGCGGCCGCCGTGCAGCGGGTCGGCGACGGGGTGACGACGGGCCGGGTCGCCGTGGTGCCGTCCCTGTCGCTTCAGGATGGAGCCGCCTGA
- a CDS encoding acyl-CoA dehydrogenase family protein — translation MTDAAELRRRTAELLSAYPPATTDRLDFLKARFDAGLAWVHYPEGLGGLGAPRSLQAVVDAGLEAAEAPDNDARRNGIGLGMAAPTILKYGTQEQKQRFLRPLWIGEEVWCQLFSEPGAGSDLAALGTRAVREGDDWIVNGQKVWTSGAHNSRWAILIARTDPDVPKHAGITYFICDMTDPGVEVRPLRQITGEAEFNEVFLTDVRIPDSHRLGEVGDGWRVAQTTLNNERVAIGGMRLPREGGMIGPIARTWRERPELRTADLHQRLLKLWVDAEVARLTGERLRQQLTVGQPGPEGAGMKLAFARLNQEISGLEVELLGEEGLLYDDWTMRRPELVDFTGREAGYRYLRSKGNSIEGGTSEVLLNIVAERVLGLPAEPRTDKDVAWKDLSR, via the coding sequence ATGACCGACGCAGCCGAACTGAGGCGCCGCACGGCCGAGTTGCTGTCCGCGTACCCGCCCGCCACCACCGACCGCCTGGACTTCCTCAAGGCCCGCTTCGACGCGGGTCTGGCATGGGTGCACTACCCCGAGGGCCTCGGCGGGCTGGGCGCCCCGCGCTCCCTCCAGGCCGTCGTGGACGCCGGGCTGGAGGCGGCCGAAGCCCCCGACAACGACGCGCGCCGCAACGGCATCGGACTCGGCATGGCCGCTCCGACCATCCTCAAGTACGGCACACAGGAGCAGAAGCAGCGCTTTCTGCGGCCGTTGTGGATCGGCGAGGAGGTCTGGTGCCAGCTGTTCAGCGAGCCCGGTGCCGGCTCCGACCTCGCCGCACTCGGGACCCGGGCCGTCCGTGAGGGCGACGACTGGATCGTCAACGGGCAGAAGGTGTGGACGTCCGGCGCGCACAACTCCCGCTGGGCCATCCTCATCGCCCGCACCGACCCGGACGTGCCCAAGCACGCCGGTATCACCTACTTCATCTGCGACATGACCGACCCCGGCGTCGAGGTCCGTCCGCTGCGCCAGATCACCGGTGAGGCCGAGTTCAACGAGGTCTTCCTCACCGACGTCCGCATCCCCGACTCCCACCGCCTCGGCGAGGTCGGCGACGGCTGGCGGGTCGCCCAGACCACGCTCAACAACGAACGCGTGGCCATCGGCGGCATGCGGCTGCCCCGCGAGGGAGGCATGATCGGCCCGATCGCCAGGACCTGGCGTGAGCGGCCGGAACTGCGCACCGCCGACCTGCACCAGCGGCTGCTGAAGCTCTGGGTCGACGCCGAGGTCGCCCGGCTCACCGGCGAACGCCTGCGCCAGCAGCTCACCGTCGGCCAGCCCGGCCCCGAGGGCGCAGGCATGAAGCTCGCGTTCGCCCGCCTCAACCAGGAGATCAGCGGCCTGGAGGTCGAACTCCTGGGCGAGGAAGGCCTGTTGTACGACGACTGGACCATGCGCCGTCCCGAACTGGTGGACTTCACCGGCCGCGAGGCCGGCTACCGCTACCTCCGCTCGAAGGGCAACAGCATCGAGGGCGGGACCAGCGAGGTCCTGCTGAACATCGTCGCCGAACGCGTCCTGGGCCTGCCCGCCGAGCCGCGCACCGACAAGGACGTCGCATGGAAGGACCTGAGCCGATGA